In one window of Sphingomonas glaciei DNA:
- a CDS encoding amidohydrolase family protein, translating to MIAKLSLTCALLASSALAAAQEAAPPPPPPPQQASPSEAASQHSPPVASPRETGDKNAAAAKWNVEAPRGMTLRKIKLDADEGTWLNVDVSPDGSRIAFDMLGDIYVMPIGGGTPTRIAEGLSYEQQPRWSPDGSRLAFVSDRAGGDNIWIMNADGSGKKQLTKEDFRLLNQPSWSPDGRYIVAKKHFTTTRSLGTGEVWLYHVDGGSGVQLVKRVNDKWQKELGEPTFAPDGKHIYFTRNVTPGGTFQYAQDSNGALFAIESYELDTGETLRVTGGNGGAVRPNPSPDGKYLAFVRRERAKSKLFVRDLASGNERKLLDLPDQDMQETWAVTGVYPNMDWTADSREVVLWSGGKLRRVSVTDGSARDIPFRISDDRVVAESLHPKVEVAPDSFGTRMVRWAQMSPDGRQIVYESLGKLWVKPNGGGAARRLTRSDDSIFEAFPTWSRDGRTLAFVSWTDAGLGKIMTVGAAGGTPRAVTADPGHYITPRFSPDGRTIAFAAGSGGGLTADRWGRDGGVYVVPASGGKPKLVERGASNPQYGAAGDRLFMTMRGDDKLQLVSTDLSGEARRVHASGDLASDFQVSQDGRSVLFRQNYEAYLMPLLPGSQDVTASTDKGALPAVRLSQGGADFMHFSNGGTRAHWSIGPVLYTADANGSYAGEYKYPTAGVNLSQPARAAKPTGSVALTGARIVTMRGADGGVIEDGVILVRGDRIAAIGRRGEVAVPAGTPSVDLAGKTVVPGFIDAHAHGPQGDGEGFVPQQNWSAMANLALGTTTIHDPSNSAAEVFAAAEMQRAGKILAPRIFSTGEIIYGARAAGAFAEIGKFDDALAHVRRLKAQGAWSVKNYNQPRREQRQMVVAAAQAENMLVVPEGGSLFNMDMSLIQDGNATVEHNVPGSIFYNDVLQLWSQTRTNYTPTLVVSYGGPGGDPYWRSHTNVYDHPLLRAHIPPGTLAAANARREIAPEEDYADTWAAREARKLADRGISVSIGAHGQQDGIGAHWEMWSFVKGGWTPLQALQAATVNPARTLGLDRDIGSLEVGKLADLVVLDANPLDNIRNTDKVAKVMQGGRLYNALTLNEEVTGNRRRQAYWWETSSSPMPGNRPAASAHKH from the coding sequence ATGATCGCCAAGCTTTCGCTCACCTGCGCCCTTCTGGCGAGCAGCGCCCTTGCCGCCGCGCAGGAGGCTGCCCCGCCGCCGCCGCCGCCTCCGCAGCAGGCCTCGCCGAGCGAGGCCGCGAGCCAGCACTCCCCGCCGGTCGCCTCGCCGCGCGAAACGGGCGACAAGAACGCCGCCGCGGCCAAGTGGAACGTCGAAGCACCGCGCGGCATGACGCTGCGCAAGATCAAGCTCGACGCCGACGAGGGCACCTGGCTCAACGTCGACGTCTCGCCCGACGGCAGTCGGATCGCGTTCGACATGCTGGGCGACATCTATGTCATGCCGATCGGCGGCGGCACGCCGACCCGGATCGCCGAGGGCTTGTCCTACGAGCAGCAGCCGCGCTGGTCGCCCGACGGCAGCCGCCTCGCCTTCGTCTCGGACCGAGCGGGCGGCGACAACATCTGGATCATGAATGCCGACGGGTCAGGCAAGAAACAGCTGACCAAGGAGGACTTCCGCCTCCTAAACCAGCCGAGCTGGAGCCCGGACGGCCGCTACATCGTCGCCAAGAAGCATTTCACCACCACCCGCTCGCTCGGCACCGGCGAGGTGTGGCTGTACCATGTCGACGGCGGAAGCGGCGTGCAGCTGGTCAAGCGCGTCAACGACAAGTGGCAGAAGGAGCTGGGCGAGCCGACCTTCGCGCCCGACGGCAAGCACATCTACTTCACCCGGAACGTGACGCCGGGCGGCACCTTCCAATATGCACAGGATTCCAACGGCGCCCTGTTCGCGATCGAAAGCTACGAACTCGACACCGGCGAAACGCTGCGGGTGACCGGCGGCAATGGCGGCGCAGTTCGCCCGAATCCCTCCCCCGACGGCAAGTATCTCGCCTTCGTTCGGCGCGAGCGGGCCAAGTCGAAGCTGTTCGTGCGCGACCTCGCCAGCGGCAATGAGCGCAAGCTCCTCGACCTGCCCGACCAGGACATGCAGGAGACCTGGGCCGTAACCGGCGTCTATCCTAACATGGACTGGACCGCCGACAGCCGCGAAGTCGTGCTGTGGAGCGGCGGCAAGTTGCGCCGCGTTTCGGTCACCGACGGCAGCGCACGCGACATTCCCTTCCGGATCAGCGACGACCGGGTGGTCGCCGAAAGCCTCCACCCAAAGGTCGAGGTCGCGCCCGACAGCTTCGGGACGAGGATGGTGCGCTGGGCGCAAATGTCGCCCGACGGCCGCCAGATCGTCTATGAATCGCTCGGCAAACTGTGGGTGAAGCCCAACGGCGGCGGTGCCGCGCGGCGGCTGACCCGCAGCGACGACAGCATCTTCGAAGCCTTCCCGACCTGGTCGCGCGACGGCCGAACCCTCGCCTTCGTCAGCTGGACCGATGCTGGCCTCGGCAAGATCATGACCGTCGGCGCTGCAGGTGGCACGCCGCGGGCGGTAACCGCCGACCCCGGCCATTACATCACCCCGCGCTTTTCGCCCGATGGCCGGACGATCGCCTTCGCCGCCGGATCGGGCGGCGGGCTGACTGCCGATCGCTGGGGCCGCGACGGCGGCGTCTATGTGGTGCCGGCAAGCGGCGGCAAGCCGAAGCTGGTCGAGCGCGGCGCGTCCAACCCGCAATATGGCGCGGCGGGCGACCGCCTGTTCATGACCATGCGCGGCGACGACAAGCTGCAACTGGTCAGCACCGACCTGTCGGGCGAAGCGCGGCGGGTGCATGCCTCGGGCGATCTCGCCAGCGACTTCCAGGTCTCACAGGACGGCCGCTCGGTGCTGTTCCGGCAGAATTACGAAGCCTATCTGATGCCGCTGCTGCCCGGGTCGCAGGACGTCACCGCCTCGACCGACAAGGGCGCACTGCCCGCCGTCCGCCTCAGCCAGGGCGGCGCCGACTTCATGCATTTCTCCAACGGCGGGACCCGCGCACACTGGAGCATCGGACCGGTGCTCTACACCGCCGACGCCAACGGCAGCTATGCCGGTGAGTATAAGTACCCGACCGCCGGGGTGAACCTGTCGCAGCCGGCGCGCGCGGCCAAGCCGACCGGCAGCGTCGCGCTGACCGGCGCCCGCATCGTCACCATGCGCGGGGCCGACGGCGGGGTCATCGAGGATGGCGTGATCCTGGTCCGCGGCGATCGTATCGCGGCGATCGGACGGCGCGGGGAAGTGGCTGTGCCGGCCGGAACGCCGAGCGTCGACCTCGCCGGCAAGACGGTCGTCCCGGGCTTCATCGACGCCCATGCCCACGGGCCACAGGGCGACGGCGAGGGCTTCGTGCCCCAGCAGAATTGGTCGGCGATGGCCAATCTGGCGCTCGGCACCACCACCATCCACGATCCGTCGAACAGCGCGGCGGAGGTGTTCGCCGCGGCCGAGATGCAGCGCGCAGGCAAGATCCTCGCCCCGCGCATCTTCTCGACCGGGGAGATCATCTATGGCGCGCGGGCCGCCGGCGCGTTCGCCGAAATCGGCAAGTTCGACGACGCCCTCGCCCATGTCCGCCGGTTGAAGGCGCAGGGCGCGTGGAGCGTGAAGAACTACAATCAGCCGCGGCGCGAACAGCGGCAGATGGTGGTCGCCGCCGCCCAGGCCGAGAACATGCTGGTGGTCCCCGAAGGCGGCTCGCTATTCAACATGGACATGAGCCTGATCCAGGACGGCAATGCGACGGTCGAGCACAACGTGCCCGGCAGCATCTTCTACAACGACGTGCTGCAGTTGTGGTCACAGACCCGGACCAACTACACTCCCACCCTGGTGGTGTCCTACGGCGGCCCGGGCGGCGATCCCTATTGGCGCTCGCACACCAACGTCTACGATCACCCGCTGCTGCGCGCGCACATCCCGCCGGGAACGCTGGCTGCTGCCAACGCCCGGCGTGAGATCGCGCCCGAAGAGGATTATGCCGACACCTGGGCGGCGCGCGAGGCCCGCAAGCTCGCCGACCGCGGCATCTCGGTGAGCATCGGCGCTCACGGTCAGCAGGACGGCATCGGCGCACACTGGGAAATGTGGAGCTTCGTCAAGGGCGGCTGGACCCCGCTGCAGGCATTACAGGCCGCGACGGTGAACCCGGCGCGGACTCTCGGGCTCGACCGCGACATCGGCTCGCTCGAGGTCGGAAAGCTTGCCGATCTGGTGGTGCTCGACGCCAACCCGCTCGACAATATCCGCAACACCGACAAGGTCGCCAAGGTGATGCAGGGCGGACGGCTCTACAATGCGCTGACCTTGAACGAGGAGGTGACCGGCAATCGCCGGCGCCAGGCTTATTGGTGGGAGACCAGCAGTTCGCCGATGCCCGGCAACCGCCCCGCCGCCTCGGCGCACAAGCACTGA